Part of the Geobacter pickeringii genome, GAGCGTTACGGAGCGCACATCCCTCAACCTTTCGCTCGGCAGACGCCTGACCGAAGAGCTGCGGGGAGAGGTGGCAAGCTCCTTTGCTTACAACAGGACCAGACAGAACCAGTTCTCGGCCGTGGAGATAAACGAGAAGACTCTGACGGCACGGGGCTCGCTCCGTTACACCATGACCCGGTATCTGGACGCCGAGGCTCTCTACCAGTACACCCATGTTGATTCCGGTGGTGAGGGAGGGGCTGCGGTCCAGAATCTTGTGATGCTCCGCGTGAATCTGAGCTACGAGATGGGCCGATAGCCCCGTGCCCCCGTGGTTATCGCTGCTTGCGAAGAAATTCAATTACCAACGAAATGAGGCTGTCGCATGGAGCATGAAATCAAATCCCTGAACGATGTTCTCGCTATCGCCAAACGAAGGAAATGGACCCTCGTGGTCCCTACCGTCTCCATTTTTCTTGTTGCGGCCGTTATCGCCTTCCTGCTCCCCTCGATCTACAGCTCCACGTCCACGATCCTGATCGAGGAGCAGGAGGTTCCCCGCGAGTACGTCAACACCACGGTGACGAGCTTTGCCGACCAGCGCCTCCAATCGATAAACCAGCGGATCATGGGAACGAGCAAGCTCCTTGATATTATCGGAAAATTTAACCTCTACGCTGATCTCAAGAACAAGTGGACCACGGAAGAGATCGTCGCGAAGATGCGCAAGGATATCAAGTTCAACACCATCAGCGCCGACGTTATCGACCCCCGGTCGGGTCAGCCCCGGCCGGCAACCATCGCTTTCAGCCTCTCCTACCAGGGGAAGAATCCCTCCGTGGTCCAGCAGGTTGCCAACGAACTGACCACCCTCTACCTGAATGAGAATCTCAAGGTTCGGGAAAAACAGTCCCTCGGTACGACCACGTTCATCGAGGAAGAGATGAAGGGGGTGCAGAAGCAGCTGGAGGACATCGAAGGAAAAATTGCTGCTTACAAACAGCGCAATATCAATGCGCTGCCGGAACTGGCGCAGGTCAATATGCAGGCGGTTGAAACGACCGACCGCGAAATCATGTCGCTCAACAGCCAGCTCGGCAACCTGCGGGAGCGCGAGAGTTACCTTCAGGCCCAGTTGGCCAGCATGCCAACCGACTCCGCCAGTCAGGACAAGACCCGCCTCAACGAGCTGAGGGTCCGGATGGTGGACCTGAAGACCCGGTTTACCGATGAGCATCCCGACGTGATAAAGGTAAAAGGGGAAATTGCCGAACTGGTCAAGCAGCTTCGTTCCAGCGGCCGGGACACGGCGGACAGCAAGCCTGACAATCCTGCCTACGTGACCCTTTCGTCCCAGTTGGCGAGCATCAAGTCCGAAATTGCATCCACAAAGCGGCAGATAGACAGTTTCATCAGGAAGCGCGACAGCTACCGCCAGCGGGTTGCCGCGACACCGGGAGTCGAAGAGGGATACAAGAATCTGGTGGTGGAACGGAACAATCTCCAGAGCAAGTACGATGACCTTTCGAAGAAATACATGGAGGCCAAGGTTGCCCACGGCCTGGAGCAGGAACAGAAAGGGGAGCGTTTCACGCTCATCGATTCCGCCCGGCTGCCGGAGAAGCCGATCAGTCCCAATATTCCCGCCATACTGCTCATCGGGCTCGTGCTTGGAATCGGCAGTGGCGTCGGCCTGACTGCCCTTCGTGAACAGAGTGACCAGACCTTCAGGACTGCCGAGGCCCTCAGCAGAGTTACCTCGTTTCCGGTTCTCGCCACAATTCCGGAGATCGGCAACGGTGCAGAGGCGCCCCGAGGCTTCGGCAGGCGAGGAATGTTTGCCGTCGGTCTGGTTGGGGTGCTGGTGGCGACCACCCTCGTTGTCCACTTCTTCATCATGGATCTGGATATCGTCTGGGCAAAGATGTTACGCAATGTAGCCCGAATGGGGTAAGAGAGGCGCAACCTCATACAGAAATCATGGGTCTTTGGGACAGTTTCACCGTGTCCGCGGCCCGGAAGCGAAGAAGGAGTACTGAACATGGAACAGCGCAGCGGAGCTTTGTCGAGGCTACGGAGGAAAACTCCTGTCGACCGTACTGAAGAGGTGCAAGCCGGCGTCGGTACATCGCCTACGGACAGCTCTTCACCGACTGCATGCTGCGGGCTGGCGGAGACTTCTGTCAGTGAGGCAGCACCGACCCCGTCGGTTGAGGAGGGTGGACAGCGTAACGCTCCGGCGCAGTCGTCGAGACTTCAGGCCCCGTCTGAGCCGCAAGAAGCTCATTCACCCCTCGTCGCCTCGGTGAGGCCGGTGGTGCAGGAGGCCCATGAGAGGGCAGGGTGGGTCTCGCCCAACTATTCCCTTTCCCGCTCCGTTGCCCTCAATCCGAGGACGATGGAGGAAAACCGCTGCATTGCCTTCCATTCGGATGCCCCGGAGGTTGAGCAGTATCGCGTGCTCCGGACGAGAATCCAGCAGCAGGTCGGAAATCAGCAGGGTGCGACGATTATGGTGACGAGCGCCCTGCCGGGGGAGGGGAAAACCCTGACCGCCATCAACCTTGCCCTCACGTTCGCGCGGGAGTTCAAGCAGACGGCGTTGCTCGTGGACTGCGATCTGCGGCAGCAGCGTGTCCACCAGCTGCTGGGGTACCCCGGCAACAAGGGACTGGTGGATTACCTGCTCCATGCAACCCCCGTGGAAGAACTTTTCGTCTGGCCGGGGGTCGAGAAGCTGACCGTGATCTCCGGCGGGCGCCTGCTCAAGGATGGGAGTGAACTGCTCGGTTCGCCGGGAATGCGCAACCTGGTCCACGACATGAAGCACCGCTATCCGGATCGGACGGTCATCTTTGACATGCCGCCGGTGCTTGTCGGCGCCGACGCACTGACGTTCGCACCGCTCGTCGACTACATCCTCGTGGCGGTCAAGGCGGAGGAAACGCAGTCAGCGGATGTGCAAAAAGCCCTCAAGCTCCTTCCACGGGAGAAGATTATCGGTCTTGTTCTGAATCGGCACAAGGGGCGGCAGAAAGCGGTCAACGAGAATTAGTTGCCGTGTGACGGTAGACATCGACTCAAATCGATAACGAAAGGAATACTCAAGTGTCAGATAAACCTCAGGTAACCTTCAAGTACATCTTCACCTACGACTACAACCCGGTTTACGTGAATGGCGCCCATGGCGGCGTTTCACCCCGCGGCGATCTGGTGGTGAATTTCTATCTGGAGCGCCCGCCGCTTCCCAACGAGATTACCCACGAAATCAACTCCAACGGCACCGTCGGTGCGGAGACGGCAGTCGAACCCGAGGACTTCGCCCAGAGCCTGGTGCGCTTTGTCCCCACCGGCGTTGTTCTCAACTATCATACCGCTCTCGAACTCCACCACTGGCTGGGGGAGAAGGTGAGGGAGATGGAAGCCATCGAGCAGCACAAGGCCGCCATGCGTTCTCAGCAAGAGGGCGAGGGGGGGACGCACTGATCTCCGTTTGAAAATGCAGTATCCCGAAAGCCTGCGGCGAGCTTCGTCGCAGGCTTTTTAGTGCCCTGGCAAGAAAATTTCAGATGAGAAAGTCTACTCAGCGCCGAGTTTGTGGTTGCTGGAAGCTCATTTGACCAGCGGTAAAGGAGTCATAAACCATGTCTGAATGTGTCGAAAAATGCCTCAGGGCGGTTTCCGTCGATCGCATCCGCAGCCATATCAAGGCACTCGAAGGAGTCCGCCACCCCGTGGCCGCGCCCGAGGCCCTGGAGCGGGCAGCCGGCTACATCCGGGGCGTCTTCGGTTCCCTCGGATACCCTGTTGCAGATCATCCGTTTACGGACCGTGGTCGTGAGTTCGCCAATATTATCGCCACGCACCCCGGGAGCTCTCCACCAGGACGGCGGGTGCTGGCTGTCGCCCACTTCGACACGGTCTCCACCACTCCAGGGGCCGATGACAATGCCAGCGGTGTGGCGGTGCTCCTGGAACTCGCCACCATTCTGAAGTCGTTGGGGTTTGAGCACGCTCTTCAGTTTGCGGCTGTCAACCTTGAGGAAAATGAGCATGAGGGGGACCCGCAGGACCTGGGGACCCGGGGGAGCAGGGCGCTGGCGGCCCAGGCGCGAAGGGAGGGGTGGGAGGTTGAGGGAGCGGTGGTGCTCGAATCGGTGGCCTATGCCGGTGACCGCATCGTCCAGAGAGTTCCTGCGGGCATCCCGGTAGCGGTGCCAACGACGGGTAACTTCATCGCGGTGATTGGCAATGAAGCGTCCCGGGAGATGGTGCTCCGTTTCGAGCGGGCGGTTCGTCGCTGTGAAGACGGGCTCCCT contains:
- a CDS encoding GumC family protein, whose product is MEHEIKSLNDVLAIAKRRKWTLVVPTVSIFLVAAVIAFLLPSIYSSTSTILIEEQEVPREYVNTTVTSFADQRLQSINQRIMGTSKLLDIIGKFNLYADLKNKWTTEEIVAKMRKDIKFNTISADVIDPRSGQPRPATIAFSLSYQGKNPSVVQQVANELTTLYLNENLKVREKQSLGTTTFIEEEMKGVQKQLEDIEGKIAAYKQRNINALPELAQVNMQAVETTDREIMSLNSQLGNLRERESYLQAQLASMPTDSASQDKTRLNELRVRMVDLKTRFTDEHPDVIKVKGEIAELVKQLRSSGRDTADSKPDNPAYVTLSSQLASIKSEIASTKRQIDSFIRKRDSYRQRVAATPGVEEGYKNLVVERNNLQSKYDDLSKKYMEAKVAHGLEQEQKGERFTLIDSARLPEKPISPNIPAILLIGLVLGIGSGVGLTALREQSDQTFRTAEALSRVTSFPVLATIPEIGNGAEAPRGFGRRGMFAVGLVGVLVATTLVVHFFIMDLDIVWAKMLRNVARMG
- a CDS encoding nucleotide-binding protein — its product is MVQEAHERAGWVSPNYSLSRSVALNPRTMEENRCIAFHSDAPEVEQYRVLRTRIQQQVGNQQGATIMVTSALPGEGKTLTAINLALTFAREFKQTALLVDCDLRQQRVHQLLGYPGNKGLVDYLLHATPVEELFVWPGVEKLTVISGGRLLKDGSELLGSPGMRNLVHDMKHRYPDRTVIFDMPPVLVGADALTFAPLVDYILVAVKAEETQSADVQKALKLLPREKIIGLVLNRHKGRQKAVNEN
- a CDS encoding M28 family peptidase, producing MSECVEKCLRAVSVDRIRSHIKALEGVRHPVAAPEALERAAGYIRGVFGSLGYPVADHPFTDRGREFANIIATHPGSSPPGRRVLAVAHFDTVSTTPGADDNASGVAVLLELATILKSLGFEHALQFAAVNLEENEHEGDPQDLGTRGSRALAAQARREGWEVEGAVVLESVAYAGDRIVQRVPAGIPVAVPTTGNFIAVIGNEASREMVLRFERAVRRCEDGLPWAPLVVPGNGELIPDSRRSDHAPFWDHGYRAIMLTDTTNFRNPHYHQPGDTLETLNLGFAAQVCRATAALLLDLAGVCGPS